One stretch of Cygnus olor isolate bCygOlo1 chromosome 1, bCygOlo1.pri.v2, whole genome shotgun sequence DNA includes these proteins:
- the GSTK1 gene encoding glutathione S-transferase kappa 1 isoform X1, giving the protein MGRTLVELFYDVVSPYSWLGFEVLCRYQHIWNIDLRFRPAFLGGIMQATGNKPPAMLPKRAEYMLKDIERMGKYYQVPVTVSADDFQRIFGKSSLGAMRFITATDMTQPKYLEPLSREFWMRFWSQHEDISQLESIVAVAGQAGLSSEFTQKLLDMISSPEVKNRLKETTEEAIKYGAFGMPAVVAHFNGKPHLFFGSDRLELLANVIGEKWLGPVPSVPSSKM; this is encoded by the exons ATGGGACGGACGCTCGTGGAGCTGTTCTACGATGTGGTGTCCCCGTACTCCTGGCTGGGGTTTGAG GTACTCTGCCGGTACCAGCACATCTGGAACATTGATTTGCGCTTTCGTCCGGCTTTCCTTGGTGGCATAATGCAAGCAACTG GTAACAAGCCCCCAGCAATGTTGCCAAAGCGTGCAGAATACATGCTGAAGGATATAGAAAGGATGGGAAAATATTACCAGGTGCCTGTAACAGTTTCAGCAGATGACTTCCAACGTATCTTTGGTAAAA GCAGTCTTGGAGCCATGCGCTTTATCACAGCCACTGATATGACACAACCAAAATACCTGGAACCCTTATCTAGAGAGTTCTGGATGCGTTTTTGGTCACAG CATGAAGATATCAGTCAGCTGGAGAGTATAGTGGCT GTTGCAGGACAGGCTGGGCTATCATCAGAGTTCACCCAGAAGCTACTTGACATGATTTCCTCCCCTGAAGTGAAGAATCGTCTGAAGGAGACAACAGAGGAAGCAATAAAATACGGG GCATTTGGGATGCCTGCTGTTGTGGCACATTTTAATGGGAAACCTCATCTCTTTTTTGGCTCTGATCGTTTAGAGCTGCTAGCCAACGTTATAG GTGAAAAATGGCTGGGGCCAGTTCCTTCAGTTCCAAGCTCCAAGATGTGA
- the GSTK1 gene encoding glutathione S-transferase kappa 1 isoform X2, whose protein sequence is MGRTLVELFYDVVSPYSWLGFEVLCRYQHIWNIDLRFRPAFLGGIMQATGNKPPAMLPKRAEYMLKDIERMGKYYQVPVTVSADDFQRIFGKSSLGAMRFITATDMTQPKYLEPLSREFWMRFWSQHEDISQLESIVAVAGQAGLSSEFTQKLLDMISSPEVKNRLKETTEEAIKYGVKNGWGQFLQFQAPRCEKSWENT, encoded by the exons ATGGGACGGACGCTCGTGGAGCTGTTCTACGATGTGGTGTCCCCGTACTCCTGGCTGGGGTTTGAG GTACTCTGCCGGTACCAGCACATCTGGAACATTGATTTGCGCTTTCGTCCGGCTTTCCTTGGTGGCATAATGCAAGCAACTG GTAACAAGCCCCCAGCAATGTTGCCAAAGCGTGCAGAATACATGCTGAAGGATATAGAAAGGATGGGAAAATATTACCAGGTGCCTGTAACAGTTTCAGCAGATGACTTCCAACGTATCTTTGGTAAAA GCAGTCTTGGAGCCATGCGCTTTATCACAGCCACTGATATGACACAACCAAAATACCTGGAACCCTTATCTAGAGAGTTCTGGATGCGTTTTTGGTCACAG CATGAAGATATCAGTCAGCTGGAGAGTATAGTGGCT GTTGCAGGACAGGCTGGGCTATCATCAGAGTTCACCCAGAAGCTACTTGACATGATTTCCTCCCCTGAAGTGAAGAATCGTCTGAAGGAGACAACAGAGGAAGCAATAAAATACGGG GTGAAAAATGGCTGGGGCCAGTTCCTTCAGTTCCAAGCTCCAAGATGTGAAAAGTCTTGGGAAAATACATAA